From the Candidatus Saccharimonadaceae bacterium ML1 genome, one window contains:
- the rplN gene encoding 50S ribosomal protein L14: MIQQETRLHVADNSGAKSILCIKVLGGTRRRYARVGDIIVASVKDASPTGNVKRKSVVKAVVVRTRDQIRRKDGSTICFDDNAAVIINDDKTPKATRVFGPVPRELRDMGYGKIISLAPEVL; this comes from the coding sequence ATGATCCAGCAAGAAACTCGTCTGCATGTTGCTGATAACAGCGGGGCGAAATCAATTTTGTGCATTAAGGTCTTGGGCGGAACGCGCCGCCGTTACGCGCGCGTTGGCGACATTATCGTCGCGAGCGTGAAAGACGCCAGCCCGACCGGCAACGTCAAGAGAAAATCTGTCGTGAAAGCGGTCGTCGTACGCACGCGCGATCAGATTCGCCGCAAGGATGGCAGCACGATTTGCTTCGATGACAATGCTGCGGTTATCATTAACGACGACAAAACGCCAAAAGCGACGCGCGTATTTGGTCCTGTGCCGCGCGAACTACGTGACATGGGCTACGGTAAAATTATCAGTTTAGCACCGGAGGTACTATAA
- the rpsQ gene encoding 30S ribosomal protein S17, producing MAKTLTGVVISDVADKTITVAVISRETHPIYKKQYTVTRKYAAHDENNDARKGDTVRIVETRPISKRKSFTLDRIEKRSVGSVELKEEVNAEVSDKVDHDHDSEEDKE from the coding sequence ATGGCGAAGACACTGACTGGGGTCGTGATATCCGACGTCGCCGACAAAACCATCACCGTCGCCGTTATTTCGCGTGAGACGCATCCGATTTACAAGAAGCAGTATACTGTGACTCGTAAATATGCGGCGCACGACGAGAATAACGATGCTCGTAAGGGTGACACGGTGCGGATTGTTGAAACTCGACCCATCTCGAAGCGTAAGAGCTTCACACTTGATCGTATTGAGAAGCGCTCAGTTGGAAGCGTTGAGTTGAAAGAAGAAGTAAACGCTGAAGTTAGCGACAAAGTTGACCACGATCACGACAGCGAGGAGGATAAAGAATGA
- the rpmC gene encoding 50S ribosomal protein L29, which produces MADTKKTAKKADVVKTIDELRAELATKQQDLNDSRRSHKAGELVNPRVLGQIRKEIARLHTAIHAAELKEEQ; this is translated from the coding sequence ATGGCAGATACGAAAAAAACTGCTAAAAAAGCCGATGTCGTGAAAACGATTGACGAGCTGCGTGCTGAGCTCGCAACTAAGCAGCAGGATTTAAACGATTCTCGCCGCTCGCATAAAGCTGGCGAATTAGTCAACCCGCGCGTACTTGGACAAATTCGCAAAGAAATCGCGCGCTTACATACCGCGATTCATGCCGCAGAATTAAAGGAGGAACAGTAA
- the rplP gene encoding 50S ribosomal protein L16: protein MLLPKKVAHRKVRIGKNRGNATRGNYVAFGDYGLQSLDNERITSRQIEAARQAMTRHVKRGGKIWIRIFPHTPVTKKALGLKMGGGKGNPEYYVAKVKTGTVMFEMKGVSEDVAREAMRLAGHKLPVRVRFVKREEV from the coding sequence ATGTTATTACCGAAAAAAGTTGCTCATCGTAAAGTCCGAATTGGTAAAAACCGCGGCAACGCAACGCGCGGCAACTACGTCGCATTTGGCGACTACGGCTTGCAGAGCCTCGACAACGAGCGCATCACCAGCCGGCAGATTGAGGCCGCCCGCCAAGCAATGACGCGCCACGTTAAACGCGGCGGCAAAATCTGGATTCGTATTTTCCCGCATACGCCAGTCACCAAAAAAGCTCTCGGGCTAAAGATGGGCGGCGGCAAAGGCAATCCGGAGTATTACGTCGCCAAGGTCAAAACTGGCACAGTTATGTTTGAGATGAAGGGCGTTAGCGAAGATGTAGCCCGCGAAGCGATGCGCCTCGCCGGCCACAAATTGCCTGTCCGTGTCCGATTCGTAAAGCGGGAGGAGGTGTAG
- the rpsC gene encoding 30S ribosomal protein S3, translating into MGQKVNPISFRLQTSKNWNSRWFASKKDFAVWLAEDGKIRDLIEKRFASRPTIANVEIERSANLVTVTIHTAKAGVVIGRGGAGINELKKVIEKVVSLPVRINVEEVRRPELNAKLVAENIAHQLERRANFRRAVKMAIQGSRNAGAKGIRVEVAGRLNGAEMSRREKFIEGSVPLHTLRADVDFYAARALGPNGTGIIGIKVWIYKGERSTK; encoded by the coding sequence ATGGGTCAGAAAGTTAACCCGATCAGCTTCCGCCTTCAAACCAGCAAAAACTGGAATTCGCGCTGGTTCGCCAGCAAGAAAGATTTCGCGGTTTGGCTGGCAGAGGACGGTAAAATCCGCGATCTGATCGAAAAGCGGTTTGCATCGCGCCCGACAATTGCGAACGTCGAGATTGAACGCAGCGCTAATCTCGTCACGGTCACAATTCATACAGCGAAAGCCGGTGTGGTAATAGGCCGCGGCGGTGCGGGCATTAACGAGCTGAAAAAGGTAATTGAAAAGGTCGTGAGCCTGCCGGTTCGTATCAATGTTGAAGAAGTTCGCCGTCCGGAATTGAACGCCAAGCTCGTTGCTGAAAATATCGCGCATCAGTTAGAACGCCGTGCGAATTTCCGCCGCGCAGTTAAGATGGCAATTCAAGGCAGCCGTAATGCTGGTGCGAAGGGTATCCGCGTTGAGGTGGCCGGTCGCTTGAACGGCGCCGAGATGAGCCGCCGCGAGAAATTTATTGAAGGTTCAGTGCCGTTGCACACGCTGCGCGCCGATGTTGATTTTTACGCTGCGCGCGCGCTTGGTCCAAACGGTACAGGGATCATTGGCATCAAAGTTTGGATTTACAAGGGTGAAAGGAGCACGAAGTAA
- the rplV gene encoding 50S ribosomal protein L22 yields MAEAEVYTVRAEIRDVDQTPRKVSLVAALVRGRTVADAVVILDHTPKRAALAVKKAIQSAAANATNNHNLDAKSLTISTLSVTAGPRLRRYKPASRGRALPFAKKSSHILVEVSGVEKVIKKPAKKAESKAAKEEKK; encoded by the coding sequence ATGGCTGAAGCAGAAGTTTATACTGTTCGCGCTGAAATTCGCGATGTTGACCAAACGCCGCGCAAAGTCAGTCTCGTGGCTGCGCTCGTACGCGGTCGTACCGTTGCCGACGCAGTGGTGATTTTGGATCACACGCCGAAACGTGCTGCGCTTGCGGTGAAGAAAGCGATCCAATCGGCTGCCGCTAACGCGACGAACAATCATAATTTAGACGCCAAGAGTTTAACGATTAGCACGCTCAGTGTTACTGCTGGTCCGCGTTTGCGCCGCTACAAGCCGGCAAGCCGCGGCCGCGCATTGCCGTTCGCTAAAAAATCAAGCCACATTCTCGTTGAGGTCTCAGGCGTTGAGAAAGTTATTAAAAAACCAGCAAAGAAAGCTGAATCAAAAGCAGCAAAAGAGGAGAAGAAATAA
- the rpsS gene encoding 30S ribosomal protein S19, whose translation MSRSLKKGPFVDWKLAKKVKALKIGDRTVIKTWARSSTITPEMVGFTFAVHNGRVHVPVLISENMVGHKLGEFSPTRKFRKHGGKEK comes from the coding sequence ATGAGTCGATCACTCAAAAAAGGTCCATTCGTCGACTGGAAGCTTGCCAAAAAAGTGAAGGCGCTGAAAATTGGCGATCGCACCGTTATCAAAACATGGGCGCGCAGCAGTACAATTACGCCTGAAATGGTTGGTTTTACTTTTGCAGTACACAATGGGCGCGTGCATGTGCCAGTGCTGATTAGCGAAAACATGGTCGGTCACAAGCTTGGCGAATTCTCGCCGACACGCAAGTTCCGTAAGCACGGGGGCAAGGAGAAGTAG
- the rplB gene encoding 50S ribosomal protein L2, with product MAIKAYNPTTPARRGMTSQDLSDITTRRPLKSLVKAGKQRAGRNNTGKITVRHRGGGVKRHYRLVNHRMPAGMTLTVEEIEYDPGRSARIARVKDQHGLYHYILADTQMTKGAVVKTGAEAPVEASNRLPLANIPVGSQIYAIEINPGKGAQMVRSAGTKAQLMAKEGNYAMVRMPSGEVRRFRLECEASLGVVGNVQHQNVKLGSAGRRRRMGWRPSVHGKAMNPADHPMGGGEGKTGPGRIPKTPWGKPAIGFKTRRRKSTNKMIVRSRHEAKRKR from the coding sequence ATGGCGATTAAAGCATACAACCCAACCACTCCGGCTCGTCGCGGCATGACTTCGCAGGATCTGAGCGACATCACAACCCGCAGGCCGCTGAAAAGCCTGGTGAAAGCCGGCAAGCAGCGTGCGGGACGTAACAATACTGGTAAGATTACGGTGCGCCACCGCGGTGGCGGCGTGAAGCGGCACTACCGTTTAGTAAATCACCGCATGCCGGCTGGCATGACGCTAACGGTGGAAGAAATTGAATACGATCCAGGTCGCAGTGCGCGCATTGCCCGCGTGAAAGACCAGCATGGTTTGTACCATTACATTCTTGCCGACACGCAGATGACAAAAGGTGCAGTAGTTAAAACTGGCGCCGAAGCACCAGTTGAAGCAAGCAACCGCTTGCCGCTTGCAAATATTCCGGTCGGTTCGCAGATCTATGCGATCGAAATTAACCCAGGCAAAGGCGCACAAATGGTTCGCTCAGCTGGTACAAAAGCACAGCTCATGGCGAAAGAAGGCAACTATGCGATGGTACGCATGCCGTCTGGTGAAGTTCGGCGCTTCCGTTTGGAATGCGAGGCGTCGCTTGGCGTCGTCGGCAATGTACAGCACCAGAACGTCAAGCTGGGCAGCGCTGGCCGCCGCCGCCGTATGGGCTGGCGTCCGAGCGTGCATGGTAAGGCGATGAACCCAGCCGATCACCCAATGGGTGGCGGTGAAGGCAAGACTGGTCCAGGCCGCATTCCGAAAACGCCATGGGGTAAACCGGCGATTGGATTCAAGACTCGCCGCCGTAAATCAACTAACAAGATGATTGTCCGCAGTCGTCACGAAGCTAAGAGGAAGAGGTAA
- the rplW gene encoding 50S ribosomal protein L23, producing MKLILVTPRVSEKAYRLVTSQNTYVFDVPMSANKNEIKAAVESQFDGTKVAKVTTLVQNGKSIRYSRGKNRYPGTTSRQGSKKAYVTLSEGKIKVFEQEEVKEEK from the coding sequence ATGAAGTTGATACTCGTCACTCCGCGCGTGAGCGAAAAGGCGTATCGCTTGGTCACTAGCCAGAATACCTACGTATTTGATGTGCCGATGAGCGCGAACAAAAACGAAATCAAAGCAGCCGTTGAATCGCAATTCGACGGCACGAAAGTCGCAAAAGTAACGACGCTTGTCCAAAACGGCAAGTCGATACGCTACAGCCGCGGCAAAAACCGCTATCCGGGTACAACCTCGCGCCAGGGCAGCAAAAAAGCCTACGTTACACTCAGCGAAGGCAAAATCAAAGTATTTGAACAAGAAGAAGTCAAGGAGGAGAAGTAA
- the rplD gene encoding 50S ribosomal protein L4 translates to MAESTKPAKAALPKEVFGVDVPNHELLKLAYDAFLANSRQASATTKTRGEVRGGGKKPWKQKGTGRARFGSTRNPIWRHGGIVFGPRGNENYKLKLSKTSKRVAIRQALTLANEAKKITVSDIKTTGKTAEIAKFIADKKFKRDRRVLLVVDEKTPELIRATNNLQSALLVRAQYLSVYYVLNADQIIMTPAAVKVVDAWLNPKEDK, encoded by the coding sequence ATGGCTGAATCAACCAAGCCAGCAAAAGCAGCCTTGCCGAAGGAAGTGTTCGGGGTTGATGTGCCGAACCACGAGCTATTGAAGCTCGCGTATGACGCGTTCCTTGCGAACAGCCGCCAGGCAAGTGCGACCACTAAAACGCGCGGTGAAGTACGTGGTGGTGGTAAAAAACCGTGGAAGCAAAAAGGTACCGGGCGCGCCCGATTTGGTAGCACGCGTAACCCGATTTGGCGCCACGGCGGCATCGTTTTCGGACCACGCGGTAACGAAAACTACAAGCTAAAGCTATCAAAAACCAGCAAGCGCGTGGCAATACGCCAAGCGTTGACGCTGGCGAATGAAGCGAAAAAAATCACCGTCAGCGACATTAAAACAACCGGCAAGACCGCCGAAATCGCAAAGTTCATTGCTGACAAAAAATTCAAACGCGACCGCCGCGTTCTGCTCGTTGTTGACGAGAAAACGCCGGAATTGATACGCGCGACGAATAATCTACAGAGTGCCCTCTTGGTTCGCGCGCAGTATCTCAGCGTGTATTACGTGCTAAACGCCGATCAAATTATCATGACGCCAGCCGCTGTGAAGGTGGTTGATGCGTGGCTCAATCCGAAGGAGGACAAGTAA
- the rplC gene encoding 50S ribosomal protein L3, with amino-acid sequence MKALLGTKIGMTQIIGEDGVTTPVTLIQAGPVTVTQVKSVERDGYNAVQVAYGEGKNLSKAVAGHVKPASVTPKEIREFRVDDLGGVKVGDTWNVAEFELGDIVDATGISKGKGFAGTIKRHNFKRHRKTHGGKGNTRKVGSIGSMYPQKIFKGKRMPGHMGAEQVTVKNLKVAYISVDDNLIGVKGAVPGPKKGLIKIKLGGAK; translated from the coding sequence ATGAAAGCACTTCTCGGTACCAAGATTGGTATGACCCAAATCATCGGCGAAGACGGTGTTACGACTCCAGTGACACTGATTCAAGCCGGACCTGTGACTGTGACTCAGGTCAAGTCTGTCGAGCGCGACGGCTATAACGCAGTCCAGGTTGCCTATGGTGAGGGTAAGAACCTGAGCAAGGCCGTGGCTGGTCATGTGAAACCAGCTAGTGTAACCCCGAAAGAGATTCGGGAATTTCGTGTCGACGACCTGGGCGGGGTAAAAGTCGGCGATACGTGGAATGTTGCGGAGTTTGAGCTCGGCGACATAGTGGACGCGACCGGTATCAGCAAAGGCAAAGGTTTTGCTGGAACGATCAAGCGCCACAATTTCAAACGCCACCGCAAAACGCACGGCGGCAAGGGTAATACGCGCAAAGTCGGTTCGATCGGCAGCATGTATCCGCAGAAAATTTTTAAGGGCAAGCGCATGCCGGGCCACATGGGCGCAGAGCAGGTAACGGTGAAAAACCTGAAAGTCGCCTATATCTCGGTAGACGACAATTTGATTGGCGTTAAAGGTGCAGTACCAGGTCCGAAAAAAGGCTTAATTAAAATTAAACTAGGAGGTGCTAAGTAA
- the rpsJ gene encoding 30S ribosomal protein S10, with amino-acid sequence MADANNQGLKIRIRLKAYDHKLIDQSAKQIVDTAIRTGATVAGPVPLPTRRSTYTVVKSPHVYKTGGEAFEMRVHKRLIDISNASPKTIDNLQNLSLPAGVDAEIRM; translated from the coding sequence ATGGCAGACGCCAACAACCAGGGTCTGAAGATCCGCATCCGCCTCAAGGCATACGACCACAAACTTATCGACCAGTCGGCGAAGCAAATCGTTGATACAGCGATCCGTACCGGCGCGACTGTTGCTGGTCCTGTGCCGTTGCCGACGCGCCGCAGCACCTACACGGTGGTAAAGAGCCCGCACGTATATAAGACGGGCGGCGAAGCATTTGAGATGCGCGTGCATAAGCGCCTAATTGACATCTCAAACGCTAGCCCAAAGACTATTGACAACTTGCAGAACTTGTCGCTGCCGGCTGGCGTCGATGCAGAGATTCGGATGTAA
- the tuf gene encoding Elongation factor Tu codes for MADFDRSKPHINVGTMGHVDHGKTTLTAAITHVLAKRLPSDVNKARDYADIDNAPEEKARGITIATSHQEYESEKRHYAHVDMPGHADYVKNMITGAAQIDGAILVVAANDGPLPQTREHVLLAHQVGVPKIVVFLNKMDLADPELVELVEMDVRELLTKNGYDGDNAPIIKGSATKALEGDKEAEDAIMELVKAMDDYFELPKRDLDKPFLMPIEDVFSIKGRGTVATGRIEQGVVKINDPVEIVGLKPTQSSVVTGIEAFKKTLDQGQAGDNAGLLLRGIEREQIERGQVIVKPGTLTPHTEFEAEVYILKKEEGGRHTPFSKGYKPQFYFRTTDVTGEVELPTDKEMVMPGDQVTFKVKLLAPIAMDKGQDFAIREGGRTVGAGVVTNIIK; via the coding sequence ATGGCAGACTTTGACCGTTCAAAGCCTCACATCAATGTCGGTACCATGGGTCACGTCGACCACGGTAAAACGACTTTGACCGCTGCGATCACTCATGTGCTCGCGAAGCGTCTTCCCAGCGACGTGAACAAAGCGCGCGATTACGCCGACATCGACAACGCGCCTGAAGAAAAAGCGCGCGGCATCACTATCGCGACTTCGCACCAAGAGTACGAGAGCGAGAAGCGCCACTACGCGCACGTCGACATGCCGGGCCACGCCGACTACGTTAAGAACATGATCACCGGCGCCGCACAGATCGACGGCGCGATCCTCGTGGTCGCTGCCAACGACGGCCCGCTGCCGCAAACGCGCGAGCACGTGCTGCTGGCTCACCAAGTGGGCGTGCCGAAGATTGTCGTCTTCCTGAACAAGATGGACTTGGCAGACCCGGAATTGGTCGAATTGGTCGAAATGGACGTTCGCGAACTACTCACCAAGAACGGCTACGACGGCGACAACGCGCCGATCATCAAAGGCTCGGCGACCAAAGCGCTTGAGGGCGACAAAGAGGCTGAAGACGCAATCATGGAATTGGTCAAAGCGATGGACGATTACTTTGAATTGCCGAAGCGCGATTTGGATAAGCCGTTCTTGATGCCGATTGAAGACGTCTTCTCAATCAAGGGCCGCGGTACAGTCGCGACAGGGCGTATTGAGCAGGGTGTCGTAAAGATTAACGACCCAGTAGAGATCGTTGGTTTGAAACCGACGCAAAGCTCGGTCGTCACTGGTATCGAGGCGTTCAAAAAGACGCTTGACCAAGGCCAGGCTGGCGACAATGCTGGACTGCTGCTGCGCGGTATTGAGCGCGAGCAAATTGAGCGCGGCCAGGTGATCGTGAAACCAGGCACGCTGACGCCACACACCGAATTCGAAGCTGAGGTGTATATCTTGAAGAAAGAAGAGGGCGGACGCCACACACCGTTTAGCAAGGGCTACAAACCGCAGTTCTACTTCCGCACAACGGACGTGACGGGCGAAGTTGAGCTGCCGACCGACAAAGAAATGGTCATGCCTGGCGACCAGGTGACATTTAAGGTCAAACTGCTCGCACCGATTGCGATGGACAAAGGTCAAGACTTCGCGATCCGCGAAGGCGGCCGCACCGTCGGTGCTGGTGTCGTCACCAACATCATCAAGTAG
- a CDS encoding amino acid ABC transporter ATP-binding protein, translating to MINIENLHKKYGKNHVLKGIDLQIDQGEVVVILGSSGGGKSTLLRCINMTETPTSGRVWVNGIDMTDPHTNLNQVRADIGMVFQQFNLFPNMNVIDNIMLALTKVRKLSRRKARQTALEALEKVGLREKANEFPSHLSGGQKQRVAIARAMAMQPKVLLFDEPTSALDPEMVDEVLAVIRKLASTGITMVIVTHEMSFARDVASRIIFLDGGKIIEDGTPEKVIKHSRHAKVRSFFEALTN from the coding sequence GTGATTAACATTGAAAACCTGCACAAAAAATACGGCAAAAACCACGTGCTGAAAGGGATTGATTTGCAAATCGACCAAGGCGAAGTCGTCGTAATCCTCGGCTCAAGCGGCGGCGGCAAAAGCACCTTGCTGCGCTGTATCAACATGACCGAAACGCCGACCAGCGGGCGCGTGTGGGTGAACGGCATCGATATGACCGACCCGCATACAAATCTCAACCAAGTGCGCGCCGACATCGGTATGGTGTTTCAGCAGTTCAACTTGTTCCCGAATATGAATGTCATTGATAACATCATGCTAGCGCTTACGAAAGTGCGTAAGCTGTCGCGGCGCAAAGCGCGCCAAACCGCGCTTGAAGCGCTCGAAAAAGTCGGCTTGCGCGAAAAAGCTAACGAATTCCCCAGCCATTTATCGGGCGGACAGAAGCAGCGCGTTGCGATCGCGCGCGCCATGGCGATGCAGCCAAAGGTCTTACTCTTTGATGAGCCAACTAGCGCCCTCGACCCGGAAATGGTCGATGAAGTGCTAGCGGTTATTCGCAAGCTCGCCAGTACCGGTATTACTATGGTGATCGTCACGCACGAAATGTCGTTTGCGCGCGATGTCGCTTCGCGCATTATCTTTCTGGACGGCGGCAAGATCATCGAAGACGGCACGCCCGAAAAAGTCATCAAGCACTCGCGCCACGCCAAAGTCCGCTCGTTTTTCGAGGCGCTGACGAATTAG
- a CDS encoding Amino acid ABC transporter permease yields the protein MNTFEILFGGERYLYLTRGLEVTLLLTVFSTVIGIAIGLVIALMQQSQWQPFKRHKPSRLQRWRPVAWLANIYTVIIRGTPSLVQLLIMYYVVFGSYRSVSKLWIASLAFGINSGAYIAEIIRGGIEGVDSGQVEAARSLGLSRWQTMRYVVLPQALKTSLPALISEFITLLKETSIVGWIGMNDLMRGADNIRFQTATAFESLFAAALLYLGLTTIFTRLMRRVERRLKESD from the coding sequence ATGAATACATTTGAGATTCTCTTTGGCGGCGAGCGCTATTTATATCTGACGCGCGGACTAGAGGTCACGCTGCTGCTCACGGTGTTTTCGACGGTCATCGGTATCGCTATCGGGCTGGTGATCGCGCTCATGCAGCAATCGCAGTGGCAGCCGTTCAAACGCCATAAACCATCGCGCTTGCAGCGCTGGCGCCCAGTGGCGTGGCTGGCAAATATCTACACCGTCATTATCCGCGGCACGCCGTCGCTCGTACAGCTGCTGATCATGTACTACGTCGTGTTCGGCTCGTACCGCAGCGTGTCGAAGCTATGGATCGCGAGCCTAGCCTTTGGTATCAACAGCGGCGCGTATATCGCAGAGATTATCCGCGGCGGCATTGAGGGCGTCGACAGCGGGCAAGTCGAAGCGGCGCGGTCGCTGGGGCTCAGCCGCTGGCAAACGATGCGCTACGTCGTCCTGCCGCAAGCGCTGAAAACTTCATTGCCGGCGCTCATTAGCGAATTTATCACCTTGCTAAAAGAAACCTCAATCGTCGGCTGGATCGGCATGAACGACCTCATGCGCGGCGCCGATAACATCCGCTTCCAGACTGCCACGGCGTTTGAGTCGCTCTTTGCCGCTGCGCTGTTGTATCTGGGGCTTACGACCATATTCACGCGCCTGATGCGGCGCGTCGAAAGGAGGCTGAAAGAAAGTGATTAA
- a CDS encoding basic amino acid ABC transporter substrate-binding protein — protein sequence MRWAAKQKKVVARIKWLTLGALVAAAIGYMYWDTEINPGSAQHTSSSGSGLEKTLIMGTDPGFKPFEYKNGQNVVGFDVDLVREIAKDTNRSLQIEEISFDGLLPALQAGRIDLIAAGMTVTPERAKNAAFSTTYYSAAQRVVVPKTGSTVESVDDLKGKRIGVQLGTTGDTLAHKITGASVVQLPATSNVMQELNARRIDAAIMDNGPATQYLATNPNLTMLARDLTKEDYAIAIKKGNTELLKQVNDSIKAMKKDGRYDALVKKHFGAAAP from the coding sequence ATGCGGTGGGCAGCAAAGCAGAAAAAAGTAGTTGCACGGATAAAATGGCTAACGCTTGGCGCGCTCGTGGCCGCGGCGATCGGCTATATGTATTGGGATACCGAGATCAACCCGGGCAGCGCGCAGCATACCAGCTCGTCGGGCAGCGGGCTTGAGAAAACGCTAATCATGGGCACCGACCCCGGGTTCAAGCCGTTTGAGTACAAAAACGGGCAAAATGTCGTTGGATTTGATGTCGATTTGGTGCGTGAAATCGCTAAAGATACAAACCGCTCGCTACAGATTGAGGAAATATCGTTTGACGGCCTGCTGCCGGCGCTACAGGCAGGGCGGATTGATTTAATTGCTGCCGGCATGACCGTCACGCCGGAGCGCGCCAAAAACGCCGCCTTTTCCACCACCTACTATTCGGCGGCGCAAAGAGTTGTCGTACCGAAAACCGGATCGACGGTCGAGTCGGTCGATGATCTAAAAGGCAAGCGTATCGGCGTGCAGCTCGGTACGACGGGCGACACGCTGGCGCATAAAATCACCGGCGCGTCGGTCGTGCAATTGCCCGCGACATCAAATGTTATGCAAGAGCTGAATGCGCGGCGTATCGACGCGGCGATCATGGACAATGGTCCAGCGACGCAATATTTAGCGACGAATCCGAACCTCACCATGCTGGCGCGCGACTTAACGAAAGAAGATTACGCTATCGCCATCAAAAAGGGTAATACCGAGCTGCTCAAGCAAGTGAACGACAGTATCAAAGCCATGAAGAAAGACGGGCGCTACGACGCGCTCGTCAAAAAACATTTCGGAGCGGCCGCGCCATGA
- the cyaB gene encoding Class IV adenylate cyclase — MTKPLIEVERKRTFTGNVDTFIATLRAHGFTQANQLHENDTYYSRSDVDFMQTVECLRVRERDGFAEVTYKPATSHATSTNDGVIMKPETNLSIAPNDTATAKQLLVNLGMIELVTVTKFRRTFTSATYPSAVIAIDEIMDVGTFIETEVTLADKAAALRTINKLERSLGVDVFPLATKPYRDMCMEA, encoded by the coding sequence ATGACTAAACCTCTCATTGAAGTCGAACGCAAACGCACATTTACCGGTAATGTGGATACGTTTATTGCAACGCTACGAGCACATGGTTTTACACAGGCTAACCAGTTGCACGAAAATGATACCTATTATTCTCGCTCCGACGTTGATTTCATGCAGACTGTTGAGTGTTTGCGCGTGCGTGAACGCGATGGGTTTGCCGAGGTGACATATAAACCGGCAACATCGCACGCAACAAGTACAAACGATGGCGTAATCATGAAACCGGAGACAAATCTATCAATCGCGCCAAACGATACAGCAACTGCCAAACAATTGCTCGTAAATCTTGGCATGATAGAGCTAGTGACAGTTACTAAATTCCGGCGCACATTTACTTCGGCGACATATCCCAGTGCTGTAATCGCGATTGATGAAATCATGGATGTCGGGACATTCATTGAAACAGAGGTAACGCTTGCGGATAAAGCGGCAGCGCTTCGAACTATCAATAAGCTGGAACGATCGCTCGGCGTAGACGTGTTTCCGCTTGCAACGAAACCGTATCGCGATATGTGTATGGAGGCGTAG